The Fragaria vesca subsp. vesca linkage group LG2, FraVesHawaii_1.0, whole genome shotgun sequence genome includes a window with the following:
- the LOC101301357 gene encoding NAC domain-containing protein 90-like, protein MDHQEPTTGFRFYPTEEELVSFYLLNKLESKRQGSIRRVIPDLDIYSTEPWDLPRYAAELCRGDTEQWFFFTPRQQREAQGGRPNRTTASGYWKATGSPGYVYSSDNRVIGVKKTMVFYKGKAPTGRKTKWKMNEYRAIEGAAAAPSAATTRNSPATTTTTNPKLRNEFRLCRVYIVSGSSRAFDRRPLEASGDTSHRQSDNLLGASTSSSHQATMVAEKTSSSSDTHGSNSGDLADLQASETTDWEMNDDLEQPLWEWEQLNLL, encoded by the exons ATGGATCATCAAGAACCCACAACAGGCTTTCGTTTCTACCCAACTGAAGAAGAACTCGTCTCCTTCTACCTCCTCAACAAGCTCGAATCCAAGCGCCAAGGCAGCATTCGCCGCGTCATTCCCGACCTCGACATTTACAGCACAGAGCCATGGGATCTCCCAA GGTATGCTGCGGAGTTGTGCCGTGGAGACACCGAGCAGTGGTTCTTCTTTACGCCGAGGCAGCAACGAGAAGCGCAAGGAGGGAGACCTAACCGGACTACGGCTTCCGGCTACTGGAAGGCCACTGGCTCCCCGGGGTATGTTTACTCGTCGGATAATCGAGTCATTGGAGTGAAGAAGACGATGGTTTTCTACAAAGGGAAAGCTCCGACGGGAAGAAAGACCAAGTGGAAGATGAACGAGTACAGAGCCATTGAAGGAGCAGCAGCAGCTCCCTCAGCTGCTACCACTAGAAATAGCCCTGCTACTACTACTACTACCAATCCCAAG TTGAGGAATGAGTTCCGACTGTGTCGAGTGTACATAGTATCGGGGAGTTCTCGAGCTTTTGATAGACGCCCGCTGGAAGCAAGCGGCGACACATCACATCGACAAAGTGACAATTTACTGGGAGCAAGTACTTCTTCATCTCACCAAGCAACAATGGTGGCAGAAAAAACAAGTTCATCGTCTGATACTCATGGTTCAAATTCAGGAGACCTAGCTGATCTTCAAGCATCAGAGACTACTGATTGGGAAATGAATGATGATCTTGAACAACCTCTATGGGAATGGGAGCAGCTAAACTTACTCTAA
- the LOC101301642 gene encoding uncharacterized protein At1g18480-like: MEDLKAKTPASCKDLPALLTSFVDTFVDFSVTGHFLLPETPTPPQPLQTYYPPQDRLIAIGDLHGDLAKTKQSLRLANLIDASDKWAGGSATVVQVGDVLDRGGDELKILYFLEKLRREAARCGGTVITMHGNHEIMNVEGDFRYATKEGLDEFVNWAHWYTTGNRMKSLCKGLEKPRDPFEGLPSVFNNVKGESAEGFRARIAALRPDGPVTSRFLSKNVTVLVIGDSVFVHGGLLAKHVKYGLEKMNEEVREWINGVKGRLAPEYCRGGNSVVWLRKFSDEIADKCDCSALEHVLATIPGAKRMIMGHTIQEFGINGACNERAIRIDVGMSKGCGNGLPEVLEINGNSSLRILTSNPLYQKKYASSAEAGRREGVGLLEHGPQQVEVKA; encoded by the coding sequence ATGGAAGACCTGAAAGCGAAGACCCCAGCATCATGCAAAGACCTCCCAGCTCTCCTAACCTCTTTCGTCGACACCTTCGTCGACTTCTCCGTCACCGGACACTTCCTCTTACCCGAAACCCCCACTCCCCCTCAACCCTTGCAAACCTACTACCCTCCGCAGGACCGTCTCATCGCCATCGGCGACCTCCACGGCGACCTCGCCAAGACCAAGCAATCCCTCCGCCTCGCCAATCTCATTGACGCCTCCGACAAATGGGCCGGAGGATCCGCCACCGTGGTCCAGGTCGGCGACGTGCTCGACCGTGGCGGCGACGAGCTCAAGATCCTCTATTTCCTCGAGAAGCTGCGACGCGAAGCCGCCAGATGCGGCGGCACCGTGATTACCATGCACGGCAACCACGAGATCATGAATGTGGAAGGAGATTTCAGGTACGCCACCAAGGAGGGTTTGGATGAGTTTGTGAATTGGGCACATTGGTATACAACTGGTAACAGGATGAAGTCTCTTTGTAAAGGCTTGGAGAAGCCGCGGGACCCGTTCGAGGGGCTGCCAAGTGTATTCAATAATGTGAAGGGCGAGTCTGCAGAGGGTTTTCGGGCCAGAATTGCCGCGCTGAGGCCTGATGGTCCAGTTACTAGTCGGTTCTTGTCCAAGAATGTCACTGTGTTGGTTATAGGGGACTCGGTTTTCGTCCACGGCGGGCTTTTGGCAAAGCATGTTAAGTATGGACTAGAGAAGATGAATGAGGAGGTGAGGGAGTGGATTAATGGGGTGAAGGGGAGACTGGCGCCGGAGTATTGCCGCGGGGGGAACTCTGTGGTTTGGTTGAGGAAGTTTTCTGATGAAATCGCCGACAAGTGTGATTGTTCGGCGCTGGAACATGTTTTGGCAACTATTCCTGGTGCTAAGAGGATGATCATGGGTCATACCATTCAAGAGTTTGGGATCAATGGTGCTTGCAATGAGAGAGCTATTCGGATTGATGTGGGGATGTCCAAGGGCTGTGGTAATGGCTTGCCTGAAGTTTTGGAGATAAATGGGAATTCGAGTTTGAGGATCCTGACGTCGAATCCGTTGTACCAGAAGAAGTATGCATCTTCTGCTGAAGCTGGGAGGAGGGAAGGGGTTGGATTGCTGGAGCATGGACCTCAACAAGTGGAAGTGAAAGCTTGA